tcgcgtatacattCCAGCTCGCGAaatcgagatagacggcgtgatagcctatccgagtctgacttgcaagGATGTTCTCCTTACTCAAGGATGTTaggatactggattgcaagcaatTGCGCTCAGTTTCGATCGCTGAGAATGAgacctatatcccatcagactcgtatcgggtgactttcgctggttcggctttgcctaactacgtcctcctggatcaaattcgtttacctgttcgcctttttgtaCTGCGGGTCATGacctgcaccaattgcaaacaattgtaagCATCTCATTGTTACAAGGACAatcaacagtttacctttcttagatgtTCTTATTATACGGGAGGCAAAAACTTTATCTTTCGAAATATAttggaagccaaccaatacagaGCAAGTTATACCTAATATTTCTAACCATTCTCACCAATACAATATGGCAGCATTTCACCATATGTTTCACATAATGCTAACCCTCTTGGATGATGCGGtagtgaaagagaaaaattttatcttcgaaattggaaagctcaatggatatggATGGAAAGCTCAATAGATTCAACTCTAACATGGCAtatccacttaaatcaaaattaaaaccctttggcttggatttagtgttcagtagtATCAGCTACCAACtgaaaactttactaggatcTGCTAAATATCCTactgataaattgaaaaaatcgggggtatacaaaatttcatgttctcattgctataaattatacattggacaaacaaagagatcattagatatccgtttcaaggaacacatagcgGAAATAGAGAGAGCATCCAAGGATTTGGAACGGGgtttatcacaccatttcaagtcgaaagtagctgagcatgccttttccgaaaaccatgatttcactacaaatgacataaaaatcttaagacaaatttccaacccatggaaattagattcggcagaaagtctagaaattttcaaacataattccacttctttactaaacagagaccaaggaaataggtcttcctggctctttaagttactacctacacacaggggacagacaaacatagaaaacacctaacctctccctaccctaaacaaattagataaaattttttcgagatattcatacctgttgtaggaatctacctacttccgtttcatataaaaggaacaacattgcagcattctttcaataactaaacaaaccaaacacactgaagaagaatataaattgtattcgaaatgcgtatatgtgatgtgacgtttattatacatgatttatagtgttgtgagatacatagtgaatttgtatagtgacgtgatatatttataacagaattaaatggtaatataaaaaaattatccttgtaaaatcatgctgttcaaacactcaaacgaaaagttaatgatcTCATTGTTGCATTAAATCCCGTTATATCAAGTGTGGAGGAATTCATGCGGATAATTCATACGGTggcgacattgaaaagtgtctctactgtaagatgTGACCGCATGACCTCTCAGTATGCCGACAATGAACTAAATGATTTCCTAGCTACATCGGTAATATAAAACATACATCTTGGGAAAGCAAACAACatttattgaaatgaaaatcaaCGGGTTCAATTGCATATTGTATATTGGTTTCACGATTTCTATCTAGGCCTATCTACTATTCGTGTGCGTGCTTTCTCTCCCTACTTGTGCTCATTGACCATTTTGTGCTTTACTATTATATGATCGGCGATGTAACGGAGGCCGGGTGTAAAGTTCGCCGCACGCGTGTGGTTCCAATTCTCCGCTTCTCCAGTCGTAGCTGTGCAAATAAAAGAGCGTGCCGTATGGCTATTGCGACGGGGTCATCAGCACATTCGTGAGGTCAATGGCACGAACATTTGGAGCACAATTACCTTCTTTGCTGTATTTGCACACGCTATTCCTGCACGCACTACCATCACTACCTTACTTTCCACAACTTTGAACCGGACAACAACGCGAGCTTCCACTAGGTTTGGCGAACTGAGGCGAAATAACGTACATTGTTAATTCTCAGATTAGGGAAGGTAATTTCGTACGACTTTACCGGAAATACGTAATTTCCAGCTAATCTCTTCGGGCAACTTCGGAAACCAAAGACCTCActgactgtttcattctgttaaCCAAATCTTGGCGCCATCCCTCTCTTTCCATCCTACATCATTAGTTAAGAATCCTCGCGATTTTCGCCTTCAGGAGAGACTCTACAGATTATTCTATTTACCCGACTTGAAAAGGGAAAGTTTATTAGGGCGTTGCGCAAGGATAGGCTAACGGTTAATGTTATAACTCCGGGCGCAATCAATGACATGGGTCAACTAAAGACAACGAACTGATTGCTGAATACGATGGCTACGCTATAGTAGGttaacagaaatcatttttgaacagagcgtttgtactccaagaccaaatttgatcaaatttcaaaattttttataacATTGTATTgcataaattttgcatatgagcgcgttttcaaaacgatcaatttgtttcttgggagtTCATACTGTGTATATATACTAGAAACACGAAAAGCAATGTTTTCTCAATCAATATCCATAGAAACTAAAAGTTATAATTACAGTTTTCCCATAGGCATCCTCGATATGAGAAccgttcatcaaatgctaacctcatgaagcatactcAACAGCTGGCGCACatcttcatgaactaatgaacgaacgaagcagctctccttgcttcggttgcgctgtgaattctacctaacATAAGAATGTGAGTGACTAGCACAGTGGATGAAACTCTTTTGCTAGAATTCGTTAcctcaatttgcaagccctggagGTTAGTTCGATGGTCTGATTTAGATCGTAGTTGTATTGCATAAAAAATAGTGGGCCTAAGATAGGGTAGAATCGAGCGAATGTTATTTATCGGTAGTCGTTGGAGAAATCCGGGTTGGAGCGACTTTAAATTGCCGAGTCGAGAAAGAACGCGTGTCCACAATCCAGCTAGAAGGTTGTTAGCGTTTGGTAGGATGTTGGGGGAGGGGGTCTCAATGGAGACGAGCAGGTTGGCATCCTTGAGGAAAAGGATAATAGCTATCTCGGCTACCGGGTCATTTGAAAGTATGTTTCTGATGGAATGGTTCATGTCGTGATAGTTCAGACAGTTGACTAATATGTGTACCAACGTTAGTGGTAGGTTGTAGGTAGATCACATAGGTGTAGATTGCTTAGAAAAGTAATGTTGATGTGTGAATGACTCGTCCGTTGCTGAGAAAGTACCCTCTGTTCTCGACGGTCGGAGCGATCCGTCCATTTGGACAGCTCGGCTTTAAATTTGGGTAGAGAGCCTCCGGACGTTTGGTTCTCAAAGTAGCTCATACTTTCGGGGCCAGTCTTTAATGTAGTGTTCCTTTTGTGGGTCTAAAGCAATCGGGGTTACTTTGGTTGCAACTGATTTCCTACCGAGGTTTGAACGACGTGTTGATAGGTAAATTGGAAAACACAAAATTGAATTTGGTTTTGAACAATacacttgatatattttttcttgatattttatcgagggaatttatttatttatatatttatttaggagcaagagAAAAGTCCAGTGGAGCTGAGATTCTATTTCTCCTTTAAGTGGCATTCGGATAGACAATTAGCGTAAACACGTTTCGCATTTGGCCAATGACATTTTTATCGTGGTTTAAAatttcgtaaatattgttagaattATCATAAACATTATCATGCTTGCCAAAATAAGAATacagtaaatttttttgttttttcgctgaaatGTTTCTGCCTTTTGTAGCTGTTTGTAACCCTCAAACACTCTTGTCTGGGTGGATTCTATATTATAATCTATTCTGTCAAGTATTGTGCCTTGTTCTTGAACTAACTTAGAAAGATCTTTGAATATGATGTTTAAATCGACTATAGAActcactatttttgaaacttcatGTTCCCGATTCTGAATCATTCTTTTATTATCTGCTTGAATCATTACAAGTTTTTTCTGATCAATGCTATTTTTAGATGCAGGTAACTGAAAGTATTCAtcaagtgtatcatcatcattattatcGTATTCGTTTTCCGAAACATTTAAGCTCAAAAAGTTATCAAAGGTGTCCACCGCATTAATTGATTGTACATTGGATGAAGttttatggaaaattgcttTCGATTTTTGGTTTGCACTGTTTCGCTCATTTTTGTATGCCAAGTGAATTTGTCTAAATCGTTCCGTTACGCTCTGTAGAGATGTCAGAAAGTGTTTCTCGATGTTCTGAAGCATACTATATTCTAGATGATTTTGACCTACGGAGAAAAATGATGGAACCAATATCAGAGAGGTTTTATCATGGGCAAATATGAAACTGCATAAAGTTAGTAACATCTAAAACAAAATCTTTATCacagttatttcaaattttaattatcaAAATCTGGTCGGCTAGATAGCCGAAATCTGTTTCGTCTAAGCCGTCAGTTTGGACATtacactggattaaataccgaaGTAGTACCTCTAGTATTTTAAATTCAATgaaagatgatgatgatgatgatgatggtcccacctcatacccctacaaatgTGTGAGCAGcacgagttatctaaattataattaatatttttgcacatatcttaaccagtaaacaaaagaaaacgatttgattaatctagcaggtaaaggtcttcttcaaaagaacgactgaccacaaaataacattcaaatatttcggatttactatccagggttaaacaagaaaatttccaacccgggaagatccttgatcacaacAGGAGTAGAACCCGATATTTTTACCAGTATCAGTATCATCTGACCCTTACCGCCGGACCAGTTTATCGCtgcacacatcagctacgatggagtaatgagactgcggatgagcagagccaaaccCAATTCTACCAACAACTGTcaatcccaattagtttcccgaatcttttttttgaattattaatcaaaccttgcgatcatgGTCAAGAGCCAACTTAACACAGTTGCTGTAATTTCAAGATTTGTATGTGTAGGGAGCCCCCctgcttgaagaatatgaccaACGAAGAATCTATCTGCCGTCGAAAAAAgatgtttgttggaattgttcaacaagtttcttgagccaAACATTGTTCAACCTGATTGGAGGCAAGTGaatgttatcgccattcaaaaaccgggtaaACCAGCtttcaatcacaactcatatagacccaacGCAATATttccaagtaagttcaggcattttGACTCtgggaaaatgttttacacggacggatcacgaattgaagaggctacagcgtttggtatgttcaacaataaagtttcggtctcatttaggcttcaagaacctgcatctgtttatatagcagagttagcagcacttcattatagcttgagtgtaatcgtttcattatctccaaaccattattttctcttggcagatagtctgagtgctatTGAAGCCTTTCATTCAAACATGGCTGGaaagaatgaaccgtttttcttgggcaaactaAGACAGTACCTGAACGacgtattgaataataattatcaaatcactatagtctaGGTCCCATTTCATTGCTCCATTGCAGGCAAAAAAGAGCCAACGATTTAGCCAAATTTGTTCTTTTGACGGGtgtgtaatgccagagacataactggatgtcgtgaatacgaataaaactgacacgatttctttatacttttaaATTCGAATTAATAGTTgatagattgtgtgaattgtaaaactttcccccttttcactactagaattttaaacgttgCACCTAGACTAAAGTACATtagagattagttacattaaacattttgagacacaattaaatattatgaaataaccagtataaaaAGTGATCTAtgaaggttttttaactatttttttcaattggaaagtgtggctaaacctagaataaatgtttgaaaacgttccacagttttattcaggtacgtttaaagatatgatcaatgttcaaagttatgaggtgaaggaatgagatggaaattggagctgagatgaaataggaagcccttaccctagttctgcataataaaataatggtggctttaAATAGAACCTTTCacgaaagcgttcgtgatggagagtgacgagttgagttcgaattccgatggataccatgTACAGGATtcgtttctgccttttagacttAGCAGCTCTGCTGTATGacgcgcaatcgctcttgtttgaattgaaactagctttgcgagcaaaccgcaacacatccgatCGCAGTGTcaaatgatgccaaactgaatcaatttttcttAAGAGGTTTTTTCACGTCATTTCGTTTGAAGCTTTTTCTCAAATGGGCGGTTACAACTGCCACACATATAGGCGCTTATAgcattttgacgtcgattatttcatttcggatttgcatatttcattggaagaaactTTCAAGATGctatacaggattcatttctgccttttagaagaaccaaattgtggaattctctacgatatttagcacagttcggagcatttttcttgaacgaacaCTAAACTGAcggtttttaccttcgatttgcaaagaagtaatcttaatagttctctcgataacatttgaagccattagaacggctggcgcaatcgctcttgtttgaattgaaactagctttgcgaacaaaccgcaacacaccggctcgcagtgccaaatgatgccaaactggtttaatgcgtcttctcgccctgacgaccggaaggcaaatgagaactacgacctgagcgttcgaggttttaaccacgcagaaggtgcgctcttcgGTGCTGCTGTTTAAATGCGTctgctcgccccgacgtctgcttccatacaactcacaataaaaaaaacatcgattttcgaacacggttccccttttataacgcgcagttgaagatatgtacctCAAAATCGTTGTCCTTgctcgaaaaacccaagcaaaagtaaaaagttttccgcgttgttttaaaattttcagaaatttttttaatttttgagttgtttgtggttatctcacactgttcaaagaattatcccaaattcctgatcatatttttgatgaaattgtgaaagaattatgttgctgccattaatacaagtcgaaatattcacgactaagttctgcccattcttccataccgCTAAAAGGCGCCccctagtaaagtaagtcgtattcacaacaaaaattattcatcgacgaacggtttgttgtcagatagtcagtttggcttccgaataaataaagggacgaatgattgctttacattgctttcgtctgacatccaaattgccttccctcaaaaacaacaaatggcatctgtatttttagacatgaaagaagcatttgattcagtttccattgatgttcattcaaacaagctccaccaacacggACTTCcaacggttataaataattatttccaAAACTGTCAgtgaagtgcatgtatttttcacatggcgatttggcaacattcagaattagatacttgggtctcccgcaaggctcatgcctcagtccgctcctctataatttttacgtgaatgatattgacagctgtctagtaaccccatgcacactaagacaattagcagatgatggcgtggtttcagttattggacccaaagctattgatctgcaaaccccattgcaagataccttggaTAACTTGTCCGCTTATGCTGTTCATCTAATCGCATTCTCTACGGAAAatacagagctggtcgtcttttcaagaaagcatgattccgtgcagcttcagcttcatatgatgggaagcattatcgcg
This genomic window from Malaya genurostris strain Urasoe2022 chromosome 1, Malgen_1.1, whole genome shotgun sequence contains:
- the LOC131440697 gene encoding syntaxin-16 isoform X2 → MLFFTPKMYILMKIKSCINDLLRIHDTTARLVLNDNTENELQVLERTKEISNLISSCHGHIKLINSSTEGQNHLEYSMLQNIEKHFLTSLQSVTERFRQIHLAYKNERNSANQKSKAIFHKTSSNVQSINAVDTFDNFLSLNVSENEYDNNDDDTLDEYFQLPASKNSIDQKKLVMIQADNKRMIQNREHEVSKIVSSIVDLNIIFKDLSKLVQEQGTILDRIDYNIESTQTRVFEGYKQLQKAETFQRKNKKIYCILILASMIMFMIILTIFTKF
- the LOC131440697 gene encoding syntaxin-16 isoform X1, translated to MSNRDLTELFVMLRNAVLYTKNVYSDEMNTDNVALLDRRSSMSVKAIDQPNWIYKYEEIRNLLSKIKSCINDLLRIHDTTARLVLNDNTENELQVLERTKEISNLISSCHGHIKLINSSTEGQNHLEYSMLQNIEKHFLTSLQSVTERFRQIHLAYKNERNSANQKSKAIFHKTSSNVQSINAVDTFDNFLSLNVSENEYDNNDDDTLDEYFQLPASKNSIDQKKLVMIQADNKRMIQNREHEVSKIVSSIVDLNIIFKDLSKLVQEQGTILDRIDYNIESTQTRVFEGYKQLQKAETFQRKNKKIYCILILASMIMFMIILTIFTKF